A section of the Telopea speciosissima isolate NSW1024214 ecotype Mountain lineage chromosome 3, Tspe_v1, whole genome shotgun sequence genome encodes:
- the LOC122655900 gene encoding T-complex protein 1 subunit gamma produces MHAPVLVLKDSLKRESGSKVHHANIQASKAVADIIRTTLGPRSMLKMLLDAGGGIVVTNDGNAILRELDLAHPAAKSMIELSRTQDEEVGDGTTSVIVLAGEMLHVAEAFIDKNYHPTVICRAYNQALEDAIAVLDKIAVSVDVNDRSAMLGLVRSCIATKFTSQFGDLISDLAIDATMTVGVDRGQGLREVDIKKYIKVEKIPGGQLEDSRVLKGVMINKDVVTPGKMRRKILNPRIMLLDCPLEYKKGENQTNAELLKEEDWGVLLKLEEEYIENLCAQILKFKPDLVITEKGLSDLACHFLSKAGVSAIRRLRKTDNNRIAKACGAVVVNRPDELQESDVGTGAGLFEVRKIGDEFFAFIEECKDPKACTILLRGASKDLLNEVERNLQDAMSVARNIIKNPKLVPGGGASELTVSATLKQKSSSIEGIEKWPYEAAAIAFEAIPRTLAQNCGVNVIRTMTALQGKHANGENPWIGIDGITGAIVDMKEKRIWDAYNVKAQTFKTAIEAACMLLRIDDIVSGIKKKQAPGAGQGPSKPKIEEEGDADNEQMIPE; encoded by the exons ATGCACGCCCCCGTCCTCGTTCTCA AGGATTCTTTGAAGCGTGAATCTGGAAGTAAAGTGCACCATGCAAATATTCAAGCATCCAAG GCCGTTGCTGACATCATCCGTACTACTTTGGGCCCCCGCTCAATGCTGAAGATGCTCCTAGATGCTGGAGGAG GCATTGTAGTCACAAATGATGGAAATGCTATACTGCGTGAGTTGGACCTTGCCCATCCAGCTGCTAAG TCTATGATTGAACTCAGCCGCACACAAGATGAAGAAGTAGGGGATGGAACCACTTCAGTAATTGTTCTTG CTGGCGAGATGCTTCATGTGGCTGAAGCTTTTATTGACAAGAACTATCACCCTACAGTCATTTGCCGAG CATACAACCAAGCACTTGAGGACGCCATTGCTGTGCTTGACAAAATTGCTGTGTCGGTTGATGTGAATGATC GTTCTGCAATGCTGGGACTTGTTAGGAGTTGTATTGCTACAAAGTTCACTAGTCAGTTTGGAGATCTCATTTCT GACTTGGCTATTGATGCTACCATGACTGTGGGTGTGGATCGTGGCCAAGGATTACGAGAAGTGGATATCAAAAAGTATATAAAAGTTGAGAAGATTCCTGGTGGCCAATTAGAAGATTCTAGGGTGCTGAAAGGGGTTATGATTAACAAAGATGTTGTTACCCCtggaaaaatgagaagaaagatTTTAAATCCACGCATCATGCTTCTTGATTGCCCTCTTGAATACAAGAAGGGAGAGAATCAGACAAATGCTGAACTGCTTAAGGAAGAGGACTG GGGAGTGCTTCTCAAATTGGAAGAAGAATATATTGAGAACCTCTGTGCACAGATTCTGAAATTCAAGCCCGACTTGGTAATCACAGAGAAGGGTCTTAGTGATCTAGCTTGCCATTTCTTGAGCAAGGCAGGGGTCAGTGCTATCAGAAGGTTGAGAAAGACTGACAACAACAGGATCGCTAAGGCATGTGGAGCAGTTGTGGTCAACAGACCAGATGAGCTCCAGGAATCTGATGTTGGAACAGGAGCAGGACTTTTTGAGGTCAGGAAAATTGGGGATGAGTTTTTTGCCTTCATTGAGGAGTGCAAAGACCCAAAGGCTTGTACGATTCTTCTAAGGGGTGCTAGCAAGGACCTCTTAAATGAAGTGGAAAGGAACCTTCAG GATGCCATGTCCGTAGCACgaaatataattaaaaatccAAAGCTTGTTCCTGGTGGGGGTGCTTCGGAGCTGACTGTATCGGCTACACTGAAGCAGAAGAGTTCTTCTATTGAAGGCATAGAAAAG TGGCCATATGAAGCTGCCGCTATAGCCTTTGAAGCAATTCCCCGAACTTTGGCCCAGAACTGTGGTGTGAATGTGATCCGGACGATGACTGCATTGCAGGGAAAG CATGCAAATGGTGAAAACCCCTGGATAGGTATTGATGGGATCACTGGTGCTATTGTGGATATGAAAGAGAAGAGG ATTTGGGATGCATATAATGTGAAGGCACAGACATTCAAGACGGCCATCGAAGCTGCTTGTATGCTATTGAGGATTGATGACATTGTGAGTGGTATCAAGAAGAAGCAAGCTCCTGGGGCTGGCCAAGGACCTTCTAAGCCTAAGATTGAGGAAGAAGGAGATGCAGACAATGAGCAGATGATTCCAGAGTAG